The window agaatccgaccccaaatcgaggtctaaattccaattatgcaaaaattcgtaattctacccaaacccccaatttccatcatgaaaaccctagatttttagttgaaaattgatgaaatgcactggataattgaaagaaagtagtttagaatcatttaccaacactttggggaagaacttgtcttttgaaaatcgcctctatgccttctagttttttgaaaaaatatgaaataatggcCCATTCCCGTTTCTCCTTTTgttttaagtgttgggcgacagtgcTCATCGCGATTGCGTGAGCActatcgcgttcacgaagagcagCCTCCTAAGGACTTACGTGATCGCGGGAAaggctacgcattcgcgaaggtttagCCCGCcctaccttcgcgttcgcgatacggggctcgcgttcgcataggattTCCCCAGGTCCCCTGACCAACCCTcctaaagctacgcgttcgcggtcGACCGGTCGCGTTAGCGGAGAGCAATtccccccaatgctccgcgttcgcggCCCGGTTCTCGCTTTCGCATAGAATGAAGTCCTCCCCCAGCCcagtttccccttcgcgatcgcgagagtgacTACGCGATTGTGAAGCACAATGCAACAGACACTAAATACAACACTCTcacaccagattttctaagtccaaaacatcccacagCCTACcccaaactcacccgagccctcagggctccaaaccaaacatgcacacaagtcttaaaacatcatacgttGCTCGCTCagtcaaatcgctaaaataacgcctagaactacgaatttagcatgaaattgcatgaaattttcaagaaagttcaATAGTTCTATTTTCTCGACcaaacgtccgaatcacgtcaaatcagtcccatttctcaccaaattttacagatatgACTTAACTaccatattaaacctgtaccggactccgtaaccaaaatacgggcccgataccaacaagatcgactATTAACCATTTTCACAAAACCATTataatttcagtttaacaattttcatcaagaattcatttctcgggctagggacctcggaattggaattcgggcatacgcccaagtcccatattttactacggaccctacgggaccgtcaaaacacgagtccgggtccgttcactcaaaatgttgaccgaagtcaactaaaatcacttttaaagacaaaaattattattttctcaaatttttcacataaaggctttccggaaatgcgcccggactgcgcacgcaaatcgaggagaagTATGATGAGGGTTTGAAGGCCTCGGAACCCCGAATTGGGTTCTAAAcacgagatgaccttttgggtcatcacagattgCTTGCTTTTAATATATAAACTTGCTACGTTTATTCAGTGTGATGAATTCCTTGCAAAGTGGATAGAATACACAAAATTGGTATCTGCTTCAAATACCCTTTAAAACGTTATAACTGGAGTTACTCGGATATAAAGTATCCTCCTATAGAATAGGAACAAAAGAGGATGATAATATGAAATCTCATTATTTTGCAGGTTTGGCAAGAGTTCTGGATTACTGGAGACTGTGATGGACGAGGTGACCCTGTGTCAAACCCAAATGGCCCACTTGACCATGAATTGTTCTTGCTTTGTGCAAGGGATACCATTAAGCTTTTGAGGAACCATCCTAGTCTTGCCTTGTGGGTTGGGGGAAATGAACAAGTTCCACCACCTGACATCAATGCTGCTTTGAAGAATGATCTACAACTCCATCCATATTTTATGAAGTCAAACGACAGTGACACCTCGGCAATTACTCCCGTTTTGAAGGACCCAAGTCAATATCTAGATGGTACTAGAGTTTATATTCAGGGGTCTATGTGGGATGGGTTCGCAGATGGAAAAGGGGACTTCACTGATGGTCCTTATGAAATTCAGAACCCTGAGGACTTCTTCAAGCATGACTACTACAAATATGGCTTTAACCCAGAGGTCGGTAACGTGGGGATGCCAGTAGCAGCTACTATTAGAGCAACTATGCCTCCCGAAGGATGGCAAATTCCTTTGTTCAAAAAATTATCAAATGGCTACATTGAAGAAGTCCCTAATCCCATATGGAATTACCATAAATACATTCCATATTCCAAACCAGGAAAGGTTCATGACCAGATATTATCATACGGGACGCCGAAAGATCTGGATGATTTTTGTCTCAAGGTGAGTGAAATGTTCCACTGATGTGCATATTCGCTCTCATTAATTCTCTTTTATTGTTTCTGCATTTGACGTGTTCTATAAATCTTATCAGGCACAGCTTGTTAACTATGTTCAGTACAGAGCTCTTTTAGAAGGCTGGACttcccaaatgtggagcaaataTACAGGTGTTTTGATATGGAAAACTCAAAACCCATGGACTGGTCTAAGAGGCCAGTTTTATGATCATCTCCACGACCAAACAGCAGGATTCTACGGTTGCCGCTCTGCGGCAGAACCAATTCATGTTCAGCTTAATCTGGCTAAATATTCTATAGAGGTAATCATTTGCCTAGCACTGTTAGGATAAATCTGATAATTTGGCTTCAAATAGAAGTGGATATACTTGAGCTTTAATAATAAACTTGAATTTTAGTAGGCTAGACCTGAACTTTAccttaaaaaaaaacaaaaagaattcaGAACCTGAACTATGTGGCATTGTTCAGACTTTTTCTTTGGAACTATTCCTTCTGCTTATTTCTTCAGACGGGGAAAGAAATCTAATAGTTATTATTTCTTCCACATCCATTATGTATTACCAGACTTAAATGTGCAACGTTTGCaccaaaaaatggaaaatggaggaATTTTACTGTTTTCATGATTATTTTTCTAACTGTCTACAGGTTGTGAACACTACGTCAGAGGAACTTTCTAACGTTGCTATAGAAGCCtcagtttgggatttggaaggcGAATGTCCATACTATAAAACCTCTGAAAAACTTACTGTGCCACCCAAAAAAACTCTATCTACGTTTGAGATGAAGTATCCTAAGTCAAAGAATCCAAAGCCAGTTTACTTTCTTCTTCTCAAACTCTATGATGTGTCCGATTATCGCATATACTCTAGGAACTTTTACTGGTTGCACCTTTCCGGTGGTGATTACAAGCTGTTGGAACCATTCAGGGAGAAAAGACCACCCCTCAAGATAACTTCGCTAACCTTTATAAAAGGATCGACCTATGAAATGCACATGCATATCCAGAACACATCAAAGAAGCCAGATTCTAACACTCCACTGTATAGAAATAACTTCATCAGAAGAAATGGTAGCTGTGATGAATCGGATTCATCAGAACCTTTTCACCTTTTGGATGGGGAGAAACATGAAATCAATTTGTACGAGAAGATTAGGAGGAACCTTTCAAGGGAGCACAGCAAGGCGAAGGTTTCTGAAGTTAATGGAACAGAAAAAGGAGTTGCTTTCTTTCTTCATTTCTCTGTTCATGCGTCAAAGAAGGAGCACAAGAAAGGTGAAGACACACGTATCCTTCCTGTTCATTACTCCGACAACTATTTCTCACTGGTACCAGGTGAAGTGATGACAGTAACCATTTCCTTTGAGGTACCTCCCGGTGTCACTCCACGGGTCACACTGCATGGCTGGAACCACCACAGTGGGCATACCATTCCTTAAGCCAATCATCTCGCCACCCAAGTAGGGAAGTTGTAAAATTGTAGTAGTTCATGTCATCTTTAGTGCTAGATGTCACAGTGTTTTCAAGTAGAACGCCCTAAGTCATTTGAAGCAAGACGCAACACTCTTTTGGTGCCTTGTTCAGTTCACCCTTTTAACACTGTAAAACAGGTGGTTCCGAGGATACGAGTCTGGAAATAAGAGCTCTAGTGCTTGTAGAAAACAGTTCTGCTATGTAGTGTAGGAGTTCTGACATTCATGCCATTTTAATCAATAAAATTGTTGTAACTTCCATTTAATGCTACGTGCATGAGCACTCCTCTCCGTGGAACTGCATTTTAAAAAGTTTCATTTGGTTTATGGATGCGATATCATTGGGTTCTATCTAATTAATGTAACAAAGCAGATGTATTCAACAAAGTACTGAGAGAATTTCAAATGCCTAGGTCCGACAAAATCCTTGTGCCAATGGATGTGAAATTTTGTGTATATGCAGGCGAGTCCAATCATTAATTGGAGGTTGGCATATGGAAGCAATGGTGCAATGATGTTTTATTTAGAGTTTAATAGGGAAAAGGAGAAATAGCTGATGATATTTGTCTAATCATTGGTGAGCAGTTACTTGATAAAACTAATGGTAAGAAGAGATAAAATAGTTAAATTAATTCGAACACTACCGTattagaaaaaaaagaagaagaaaaaaagagagttaaGGTTATATTTAAAAGGAATTAATTGATTACAATCTAATGGTTTTTTTTTGAACTtatttattttcgtttttttggTTAGATTGCTCAGAAGACTTAAAGAAGGCACTTTTCTTGGTTGGACAAATAGGAGGAAACGAGTTTAATTATGGTTTATTGcaaggtaaatcaatggaggagCTTAGAGTTGTTCAGACCATATTATCAATGGTGTTAAAGTATGTTTTACATTTCCTCTATTTTTAGTATGTGAAACTTACTAAAGATGTTTAAATGCCTTCCACAAATATTCGAGAGGATTAAAATTTACGTGTactcatcaatatttgtatttcatcaataaatacataatATACGTATTTTTGGAGTATTAATTACTTCATTATCTCTATCAGATGGTTATTGGTTTTGGGGTTGCTCGAATTGTTACTCCTGGAAATTCCCAATTGGTTGTATGCCAAATTTGGTAACAACCTTTTCGACTAATAATTCAACCGTGTACGATGAGTACCATTACTTGAAATATCTAAATTTGTCCACTTACAATTTTTACTTTCGATAAATTGATTGTTTTTCGAccaatttttttttccagatcAGCGCCGCTCTTGAAGATCAGCTTATTCTATCTAAAAAATAAAACTCGTAAAATGTAATaaactttggaaaaaaaaaatttaattaaacttCCTTCAATACATGTAGCTCTGCCGTGAAAGAATGCCCCATGCAATAAACATATTTTGATTGAAATATGGCCAATTGATGACATGTTACCCCATTTTAAATGCCATGTTTaatttagttttctttttcttggcaAAGTGCATCAATAGAACGTCTATTAGAATAACCTTCTCATTTCTTTCTGTATAGAGCAGTGTGGAGAGAAGCAATTGTCATGAATTAGAATGGGTGGAATCTATCTAGAAGAAAACTAGTTGGTCTTCGGAAAGACAACAGTTAGCCAAATTGAAAtaccaaactttttttttttggtttaaagtTCACAAATATATGAGCTGGAATGTTCAAATGGGTAAGATTCTAAATTTATTTATCGGGTTGGCAAATGGTTGCAAATTTGGGAGGTCACTGCCTTTTAAATTTAGTAGTTAAAATGTGAAAGTAATATATTTTTATCTattcttttttgtttattttgagaaaATTATGC of the Nicotiana tabacum cultivar K326 chromosome 7, ASM71507v2, whole genome shotgun sequence genome contains:
- the LOC107820814 gene encoding mannosylglycoprotein endo-beta-mannosidase, which codes for MVEIGKIVLDTGWLAARSTDVEINGVELTTTHPPTQPESPWMEAVVPGTVLGTLVKNKLVPDPFYGLENESIIDIADSGREHYTFWFFTTFDCKPSNNQHVDLNFRAINYSAEVYLNGHKEVLPKGMFRRHSIDITGILHPDGQNLLAVLVYPPDHPGRIPPQGGQGGDHEIGKDVAAQYVEGWDWMTPIRDRNTGIWDEVSTTVTGPVKIIDPHLASTFFDGYKRVYLHSTIELVNKSAWVADCSLNIQVSTELEENTFLIEHLETQHVSISPGASIHYTFPQLYFYKPNLWWPNGMGKQHLYNVDITVDVQGYGESDTWSHHFGFRKIESHIDSATGGRLFKVNGQPIFIRGGNWILSDGLLRLSKERYKTDIRFHADMNFNMMRCWGGGLAERPEFYHYCDLYGLLVWQEFWITGDCDGRGDPVSNPNGPLDHELFLLCARDTIKLLRNHPSLALWVGGNEQVPPPDINAALKNDLQLHPYFMKSNDSDTSAITPVLKDPSQYLDGTRVYIQGSMWDGFADGKGDFTDGPYEIQNPEDFFKHDYYKYGFNPEVGNVGMPVAATIRATMPPEGWQIPLFKKLSNGYIEEVPNPIWNYHKYIPYSKPGKVHDQILSYGTPKDLDDFCLKAQLVNYVQYRALLEGWTSQMWSKYTGVLIWKTQNPWTGLRGQFYDHLHDQTAGFYGCRSAAEPIHVQLNLAKYSIEVVNTTSEELSNVAIEASVWDLEGECPYYKTSEKLTVPPKKTLSTFEMKYPKSKNPKPVYFLLLKLYDVSDYRIYSRNFYWLHLSGGDYKLLEPFREKRPPLKITSLTFIKGSTYEMHMHIQNTSKKPDSNTPLYRNNFIRRNGSCDESDSSEPFHLLDGEKHEINLYEKIRRNLSREHSKAKVSEVNGTEKGVAFFLHFSVHASKKEHKKGEDTRILPVHYSDNYFSLVPGEVMTVTISFEVPPGVTPRVTLHGWNHHSGHTIP